The window GTCCATGCATAAATGCTCACAACTCTCCGAACTTAATTTCCTTGTCCCTTACGATCAATGTTGGACGAACAATGCAGGCGTCGCCGTACGGGGACCTGGAGGAGGTGCtggcgcgggcggcgacggcggaccGGACGGTGATCATGACGCAGATCAACGCGGCGTGGACCAAGCCGGGCTCGCTGCTGGACCTCTTCTTCGAGAGCTTCCGCACCGGGGAGGGCGGCGTGGCGCGCCTGCTCGACCACCTCGTCATCGTCACCATGGACCCGGCGGCGTACGCGGGGTGCCAGCTCGTGCACCCGCACTGCTACTTTCTCAGGACGACCGGCGTCGACTACCGCGGCGAGAAGTTCTTCATGAGCAAGGACTACCTCGAGATGATGTGGGGCCGCAACAAGTTCCAGCAGACCATCCTCCAGCTCGGATACAACTTCCTCTTCACGGTACGttcttacttttcttgtttattacaTATATATGCAACAACTTCATGCATGTTACTTTCGATCCATGGCAGTTAGTTAGGATGTACATACAGTTGCAACAAGTTGGTTAGATAGGTTGGTTACGTGTTGGTTGGTGTGTTGCACGTTGGATCCGTGGCTGTACAGGTTTGGCCGGTCGTGCTCCGTTGAATTGTCCAAGTCCACCGAGGTGGGCTAAGCTACTGCTTATCGTGTGGACTTTGACAATGGCGATCGATGCATGTTGCACGCTAGGTAGCCATTAGATTATAGGAGTACTGCATAAGCATGAAAGCATGGATCATGTGGGCCGGCGGCCGGTCGGGAACTTGTGGTTTGTCTCCTCCGGCCGACTGAAACATTTAAAGATAAAAAATTCCAGATACAGTATAATCCACCTTGATCTTGGCATCGCTAACATATGCTAGCTGCTGAACGCAGGACGTGGACGTGATGTGGTTCCGGGACCCGTTCAAGCACATCTCCATGGGGGCGGACATCGCCATCTCCAGCGACGTCTTCATGGGCGACCCCTACAGCCTCGGCAACTTCCCCAACGGCGGCTTCCTCTTCGTGCGCTCCTGCAACAAGACCATCGAGTTCTACCGCCACTGGCAGGCCGGCCGCTACCGCTTCTTCGGCAAGCACGAGCAGGACGTGTTCAACCTCATCAAGCACGACATGACGGACCGCCTCGGCGTCGCCATCCAGTTCCTCGACACCACCTACATCAGCGGCTTCTGCCAGCTCAGCAGGGACCTCAACAAGATCTGCACGCTACATGCGAATTGCTGCGTCGGGCTCGGGGCCAAGCTCCATGATTTGAGGAATGTGCTGGACGTGTGGAGGAACTACACGGCGGCGCCGGTGCCCGACAAGAGGGCCGGCAAGTTCCAGTGGAAGGTGCCCGGGATATGCATCCACTGATCCAACTCATTGATGAGTTGGTTGCCCATTCTTTCTGTTCTTCTTGCTTCGCCTTCTCCTTCTCGTGGAAAGAGAGGGAGGGGATTGAGAGGGTCAGCATCGATCGATTGATTCATTTTGTGAAATCATTTCAGCTAGATGATTATTAGTAAGTTATTATACTGTATATGTACACAAACATACACAGAGTAGCAGTACTCCAGTATGCGTGcagcacatgcatgcatgtatgctgGTCCTGGCCGACCCTCCCTGGCCTGTAATTAAAGATGAATGAGTAAAGCAGTAGCCTGTTTATGCACCACAAGTGTTGTTTTCTTGATGATACGTACTACACTCGAATGCAAGCAGAAACACAGATTAAACTAACTTCACTGACGACCTTGGCAGGAAAACAGGTGTTGTTTAATTGAGGGAAAACATAAGCctcactagcacaaatgcccgtgcgttgcaacgggaaaaaaataACACTACGAACATGACTGGCATATTCGCTACAACATAGACATGGGTATCTCATCcatgacataatcatcacataagCACTGGGCTGTATATCTCCACTCTGTGATGAGATCAGACATCACTTGCACGCCCTTACCCTAATAAGCATAGTTCAAGAACCCTCTCTGCCGGTCCATGTCCTCAATTTCAACACGCCTTTTATCCTCCAACGATGGCTTACGGATGTTAAATAACAATTATGATAAAATAAATTAGAGACCTATATTTACAACCCATCTCACATCAAAAATGATATAggaagatgtaaaatacatcatttggaaaatattgtctAGATTGTTATGCTGTCTAGAATTATTATTAAGAACTTTATAAAGTAAGTAAAGTTGAATTAGCAAGTTGGATGGAGATTGTACACTGTAATTTCATGTCCCAACAGTCCAACTTAGACGGCTccattaaatatatatatatatagtgtccgAACAAATTATACACTGTAATTTGAAGTACAGATTAGACTGATGCATCAAATATGATGTACATCTAAAGTCTGAATTGTTCTCCTTTTAAGACATCTATGAACATTCAATAGACATTTTAGTTCCATAGCCCAAGACAAACTGTCAGTCATGAACCCTAAGAAACGGGATCAAGGAGTCATATTGAACGTCAAAATTGAAAGATGAAACGTTACGGTACATACGTGTAGCTCTGGGGCCATGTTATATTACATACGTGTGAAGCCACCCAGCAGCCAACAAACCAAATTGATCTGTCAGAAGTAGATCCCAAACGAATCAGCATCACCTGTAAATCAAACCGGGGGTTTCTTCCAGAGTGTATATGTCACAGCACCGAAACAGCACACACTCCACAATGTTAGTACCAGAATCCCGTGCATCCATATTTTGTGGAGGCGGCGAGGTGCTCGTCCACGGCTAGCCGTCGACGGCATCCAGTGCGTGACTGCATCCACGGCAAGTCGTTTCGACGACCATGACAGCAACGTCCTTTACTCCTTCCCTAACTTCTCTCGGGCACCATCATCGGTGGACGGTGAGAAGGACCAACACTTCACGGCCTAGCTGCAGAACTTGAAGTCATGGCCGAAAGCGCTTGCAGAGAACCGGCTGAGCACGCATATTATAGACCTGGGAACACAAAATCCGTATCTTAGTTCTTAACTTCTTATAGCATGTAAAATATCTTTGCTTGGTTGTAGCTTTGACCAAATCACCAGAAGAATGGGCACCTGATTGCAGCGTGAGTGCAGATTAGCAT is drawn from Triticum dicoccoides isolate Atlit2015 ecotype Zavitan chromosome 4A, WEW_v2.0, whole genome shotgun sequence and contains these coding sequences:
- the LOC119287406 gene encoding uncharacterized protein At4g15970-like — protein: MLGGGKMKGGDAVSGGGSSNISPMVSFLLGAAVATVCVLFFMSASPGRSLVDVAAWSHNNGTAAQHHHHLRSVADDADAARNLSVVVAAPAPAPVQASPYGDLEEVLARAATADRTVIMTQINAAWTKPGSLLDLFFESFRTGEGGVARLLDHLVIVTMDPAAYAGCQLVHPHCYFLRTTGVDYRGEKFFMSKDYLEMMWGRNKFQQTILQLGYNFLFTDVDVMWFRDPFKHISMGADIAISSDVFMGDPYSLGNFPNGGFLFVRSCNKTIEFYRHWQAGRYRFFGKHEQDVFNLIKHDMTDRLGVAIQFLDTTYISGFCQLSRDLNKICTLHANCCVGLGAKLHDLRNVLDVWRNYTAAPVPDKRAGKFQWKVPGICIH